Proteins encoded together in one Bacteroides ovatus window:
- a CDS encoding family 43 glycosylhydrolase: protein MKKYVNLFVFVFMIGACLSQGRAQTKSAVSYKNPVVDIAMPDPTVIKAADGYFYVYATESTRNVPIMKSKDLVEWTYCNTAFTNKTRPRFEPKAGIWAPDINYINGKYVLYYAMSVWGGEQTCGIGVATANSPQGPFTDHGKMFRSNEIGVQNSIDPSLLQYEGRNYLVWGSFRGIYVIELTADGLSIMSGAKKKRIAGTAFEAVYIHKHGDYYYMFASIGSCCQGVKSTYKVVVGRSKKVWGPYKDKTGKPMLKNGYSLVIGANDHFVGNGHGSQIIQDDAGQDWLLYHGFSRSTPENGRILLLDQIKWDQEGWPYVEGGSPSYETQKAPVFNN, encoded by the coding sequence ATGAAAAAGTATGTAAATTTGTTCGTTTTCGTATTCATGATAGGTGCTTGTCTTTCGCAGGGGAGAGCACAGACAAAGTCTGCGGTGAGTTATAAGAATCCGGTTGTAGATATTGCCATGCCCGACCCTACGGTGATTAAAGCTGCAGATGGTTACTTTTATGTGTATGCTACCGAATCTACCAGAAACGTTCCGATCATGAAGTCGAAAGATTTGGTGGAATGGACGTATTGCAACACTGCATTCACGAATAAAACTCGTCCCAGGTTTGAACCTAAAGCTGGAATCTGGGCACCTGACATTAATTATATTAACGGTAAATATGTGCTTTATTATGCAATGTCGGTGTGGGGAGGAGAACAAACGTGCGGAATTGGGGTAGCTACGGCCAACTCTCCGCAGGGACCTTTTACGGATCATGGTAAGATGTTCCGCAGTAATGAGATTGGTGTACAGAACTCGATCGATCCCAGTCTCCTGCAGTATGAGGGGAGAAACTATTTGGTATGGGGCAGCTTCCGGGGAATATATGTTATTGAACTGACTGCGGATGGGCTGTCGATCATGTCGGGAGCGAAAAAAAAGAGAATAGCGGGAACTGCTTTTGAAGCTGTTTATATCCATAAGCACGGTGATTATTATTATATGTTTGCCTCCATAGGAAGTTGTTGTCAAGGAGTGAAAAGTACATATAAAGTCGTAGTGGGACGTTCCAAGAAAGTATGGGGCCCGTACAAAGACAAGACTGGTAAACCGATGTTGAAAAATGGTTATTCTTTGGTGATAGGTGCGAATGATCATTTTGTAGGCAATGGGCACGGTTCGCAGATTATCCAGGATGATGCCGGACAAGACTGGCTTCTGTATCATGGATTTTCAAGATCAACTCCGGAGAACGGACGTATTCTGTTGTTGGACCAGATCAAGTGGGACCAAGAAGGTTGGCCTTACGTAGAGGGAGGATCTCCTTCTTACGAAACACAAAAAGCACCTGTATTTAATAACTGA